The following are encoded together in the Thunnus maccoyii chromosome 18, fThuMac1.1, whole genome shotgun sequence genome:
- the LOC121884333 gene encoding cytosolic phospholipase A2 gamma-like isoform X2 has protein sequence MEMERDAAASEKPIRQSQSLCAGEQEYVHKRKQVVLESLNSLRINCTTTDSVPHIALLASGGGQRAAVALMGSLYQMEQDRLLDTLLYLGGVSGSTWSMSSLYSDPQWSANMDRAVSRLSGPGVELEEALAWLTERSQEEHFSLTDVWGVMTSAGIMKQMDLRRLSDEASRNATNPYPIYTAIEKHCFSDGPIEGKWFEVSPHEAGFTELGVFVETSLLGSRFESGELLEKKPEMDMVKLQGVLGCALAHEETVREFVPPWLNVPGHIDGAAEEYLRVFNALDKLIALTRSTIKDPPALSDLDKLQKVLEDKVNHNESALLESKSSEERKSLFQQWSLELLMAVETWSQSLEDGPFKTHVSVLTKQIIPLILKWEWGTTRNFLYQYQDSTVPLCLRSEERFHLVDAGLLINVAYPSFLGDKRDIDLIIAPEYSAGNIFETLTLARDYAAKVKKPFPEIGDKILEEREWPNDCYVFEGKEKEPTIIYMPLFNRQNCQDAEEFKAKMEEFSTFQRPFNQEKIEFVLETAKTNMKKNKETLLREINKAALRRQNKVASAAPDR, from the exons atggagatggagagagatgcAGCTGCTTCTGAG AAACCCATCCGCCAGTCCCAGTCTTTGTGTGCTGGTGAACAGGAATATGTTCACAAGAGGAAACAAGTAGTTCTTGAGTCACTCAACAGCCTGAGAATCAACTGTACTACAACA GATTCGGTTCCTCACATCGCTCTGTTGGCATCAGGTGGGGGTCAGAGGGCAGCCGTGGCTCTGATGGGTTCCCTCTATCAGATGGAACAGGATAGACTGCTGGACACTCTGCTCTACCTGGGAGGAGTTTCTGGGTCAACATG GTCCATGTCCTCCCTGTACAGTGACCCTCAGTGGAGCGCTAACATGGACAGAGCAGTGTCCAGGCTGTCAGGTCCTGgggtggagctggaggaggctCTGGCCTGGCTGACTGAGAGGTCCCAGGAGGAGCACTTCTCTCTCACTGATGTCTGGGGGGTCATGACCTCTGCTGGCATCATGAAACAG ATGGACCTACGGCGTCTGTCAGACGAGGCCAGCAGAAACGCCACCAACCCTTACCCCATATACACCGCCATAGAGAAGCACTGCTTTTCAGATGGGCCAATAGAAG GGAAATGGTTTGAGGTGAGCCCTCATGAGGCTGGTTTCACAGAGTTGGGTGTATTCGTTGAAACTTCTCTCCTGGGAAGCAGATTTGAGAGCGGAGAGCTGCTAGAAAAGAAGCCAGAGATGGACATGGTCAAACTACAAG GTGTTCTAGGTTGTGCATTGGCCCATGAGGAGACTGTCAGAGAGTTCGTCCCTCCCTGGCTGAACG tgccTGGGCATATAGACGGTGCTGCTGAAGAGTACCTACGTGTGTTCAATGCCCTTGATAAACTCATAGCCCTGACCAGAAGCACAATTAAGGATCCTCCTGCTCTGTCTGACCTGGACAAGCTGCAGAAAGTACTAGAAG ACAAGGTAAATCATAATGAATCTGCTTTGCTGGAGTCAAAGAGTTCggaggaaagaaaaagtctttttcagCAGTGGAGTCTGGAGCTGCTGATGGCTGTAGAGACCTGGAGCCAAAGTCTGGAGGATGGACCTTTCAAAACACATG TCTCTGTGCTTACTAAGCAAATCATTCCCCTGATTCTGAAATGGGAGTGGGGAACAACCAGAAACTTCCTCTACCAATACCAAG ATTCCACTGTTCCACTGTGCCTCCGTTCTGAAGAAAGATTCCACCTGGTAGATGCCGGGCTGCTGATCAATGTAGCCTATCCTTCATTTCTGGGAGACAAGAGAGATATCGACCTCATCATCGCACCAGAGTACAGCGCTGGAAACATTTTCGAG ACTCTGACTCTTGCCAGAGACTATGCAGCCAAGGTGAAGAAACCTTTCCCAGAGATAGGTGATAAAAtcctggaggagagagagtggCCGAACGACTGCTACGTGTTTGAGGGAAAAGAGAAGGAGCCCACTATCATTTACATGCCGCTCTTCAACAGACAGAACTGCCAAG ATGCAGAAGAGTTCAAAGCAAAGATGGAGGAGTTTTCCACCTTCCAGCGTCCCTTCAACCAGGAAAAGATCGAGTTTGTGTTGGAGACAGCgaaaacaaacatgaagaagaacAAGGAAACTCTGCTGAGGGAGATTAACAAGGCTGCTCTCCGCCGACAGAACAAG GTCGCCTCTGCTGCCCCAGACCGCTGA
- the LOC121884333 gene encoding cytosolic phospholipase A2 gamma-like isoform X1 produces MQTSRSFLASVICFWLVISGARTSAVGNMEMERDAAASEKPIRQSQSLCAGEQEYVHKRKQVVLESLNSLRINCTTTDSVPHIALLASGGGQRAAVALMGSLYQMEQDRLLDTLLYLGGVSGSTWSMSSLYSDPQWSANMDRAVSRLSGPGVELEEALAWLTERSQEEHFSLTDVWGVMTSAGIMKQMDLRRLSDEASRNATNPYPIYTAIEKHCFSDGPIEGKWFEVSPHEAGFTELGVFVETSLLGSRFESGELLEKKPEMDMVKLQGVLGCALAHEETVREFVPPWLNVPGHIDGAAEEYLRVFNALDKLIALTRSTIKDPPALSDLDKLQKVLEDKVNHNESALLESKSSEERKSLFQQWSLELLMAVETWSQSLEDGPFKTHVSVLTKQIIPLILKWEWGTTRNFLYQYQDSTVPLCLRSEERFHLVDAGLLINVAYPSFLGDKRDIDLIIAPEYSAGNIFETLTLARDYAAKVKKPFPEIGDKILEEREWPNDCYVFEGKEKEPTIIYMPLFNRQNCQDAEEFKAKMEEFSTFQRPFNQEKIEFVLETAKTNMKKNKETLLREINKAALRRQNKVASAAPDR; encoded by the exons ATGCAGACCAGCAGGAGTTTTTTAGCCTCAGTGATTTGCTTTTGGCTTGTGATTTCAGGAGCTCGGACAAGCGCAGTGGGCAAcatggagatggagagagatgcAGCTGCTTCTGAG AAACCCATCCGCCAGTCCCAGTCTTTGTGTGCTGGTGAACAGGAATATGTTCACAAGAGGAAACAAGTAGTTCTTGAGTCACTCAACAGCCTGAGAATCAACTGTACTACAACA GATTCGGTTCCTCACATCGCTCTGTTGGCATCAGGTGGGGGTCAGAGGGCAGCCGTGGCTCTGATGGGTTCCCTCTATCAGATGGAACAGGATAGACTGCTGGACACTCTGCTCTACCTGGGAGGAGTTTCTGGGTCAACATG GTCCATGTCCTCCCTGTACAGTGACCCTCAGTGGAGCGCTAACATGGACAGAGCAGTGTCCAGGCTGTCAGGTCCTGgggtggagctggaggaggctCTGGCCTGGCTGACTGAGAGGTCCCAGGAGGAGCACTTCTCTCTCACTGATGTCTGGGGGGTCATGACCTCTGCTGGCATCATGAAACAG ATGGACCTACGGCGTCTGTCAGACGAGGCCAGCAGAAACGCCACCAACCCTTACCCCATATACACCGCCATAGAGAAGCACTGCTTTTCAGATGGGCCAATAGAAG GGAAATGGTTTGAGGTGAGCCCTCATGAGGCTGGTTTCACAGAGTTGGGTGTATTCGTTGAAACTTCTCTCCTGGGAAGCAGATTTGAGAGCGGAGAGCTGCTAGAAAAGAAGCCAGAGATGGACATGGTCAAACTACAAG GTGTTCTAGGTTGTGCATTGGCCCATGAGGAGACTGTCAGAGAGTTCGTCCCTCCCTGGCTGAACG tgccTGGGCATATAGACGGTGCTGCTGAAGAGTACCTACGTGTGTTCAATGCCCTTGATAAACTCATAGCCCTGACCAGAAGCACAATTAAGGATCCTCCTGCTCTGTCTGACCTGGACAAGCTGCAGAAAGTACTAGAAG ACAAGGTAAATCATAATGAATCTGCTTTGCTGGAGTCAAAGAGTTCggaggaaagaaaaagtctttttcagCAGTGGAGTCTGGAGCTGCTGATGGCTGTAGAGACCTGGAGCCAAAGTCTGGAGGATGGACCTTTCAAAACACATG TCTCTGTGCTTACTAAGCAAATCATTCCCCTGATTCTGAAATGGGAGTGGGGAACAACCAGAAACTTCCTCTACCAATACCAAG ATTCCACTGTTCCACTGTGCCTCCGTTCTGAAGAAAGATTCCACCTGGTAGATGCCGGGCTGCTGATCAATGTAGCCTATCCTTCATTTCTGGGAGACAAGAGAGATATCGACCTCATCATCGCACCAGAGTACAGCGCTGGAAACATTTTCGAG ACTCTGACTCTTGCCAGAGACTATGCAGCCAAGGTGAAGAAACCTTTCCCAGAGATAGGTGATAAAAtcctggaggagagagagtggCCGAACGACTGCTACGTGTTTGAGGGAAAAGAGAAGGAGCCCACTATCATTTACATGCCGCTCTTCAACAGACAGAACTGCCAAG ATGCAGAAGAGTTCAAAGCAAAGATGGAGGAGTTTTCCACCTTCCAGCGTCCCTTCAACCAGGAAAAGATCGAGTTTGTGTTGGAGACAGCgaaaacaaacatgaagaagaacAAGGAAACTCTGCTGAGGGAGATTAACAAGGCTGCTCTCCGCCGACAGAACAAG GTCGCCTCTGCTGCCCCAGACCGCTGA